The window TATGTTTTTTTTCTGTATAAATTAATAAAATATACTCAGGGAAGATAGTAATATTAATTTATAGGGGATATGTTTGCAGAAAGTCATACAGTTGCATTTGAAGGGATAGAAGCAACATCTATTAATGTGCAGGTGCTGGTAGCTAATGGATTACCATCATTTAATCTAGTTGGAATGCCTAATAAGGTAATATCTGAATCAAAAGAGCGCATTCGCTCAGCATTAAAATATATAGGATATCCGTTACCTAACAAACGCATAACTGTAAATTTGTCACCAGTTGATATATTAAAAGAAGGAAATCATTATGATTTACCTATTGCAGTTGCAATACTGAAAGCAACACAAATAATTAAAAACCCTATAAATGATTATATATTTATGGGAGAAATATCTTTAAATGGGGATATCTTAGCAACAAATGGTTTAATACCTGCATCATCGTATGCGAAAAAGCTTAATATAGGAATCATTTGTTCAGTGCAAAATAATGAAGAAATAATTTTTACTCAAAATAATAAGGCAATAACTGTTCCAAATTTAGAAGAACTTATCAATGTACTGAATAATGAAAATAAAAAATACTTAGATATAAACAATCATAGTGCATACAACATAAAAAATGATTGCAATATCAATATACAAAGCAGCATTCCATTAGAAGATATAAAAGGCAATAGATTAGCAAAAAGAGCACTAATGATAAGCGCTAGCGGAAACCATCATATGCTAATGTATGGGCCGCCAGGAACGGGAAAATCTATGTTGGCAAAAAGTATATTATCCATAATGCCAAAATTAACAGAGCAAGAAATATGTGAAATAAATATGATAAGAAGTATTATATATGGAAATACTGCGAAAAAATATATCACCTGCTCTTCTCCATTTAGAGAGCCTCATACTTCTAGTTCAAAGATAGCATTATTGGGTGGCTGTAAGCATTCACAAATAGGCGAAATAACATTAGCGCATAATGGAATATTATTTCTTGATGAATTAGCTGAATTCCCTATTAGTCTATTAGATGGTTTAAGACAGCCTTTAGAAACAAAAAGAATTTTGGTTTCACGAGCAGATCGTAAAATATGCTATCCTGCTAATTTTTTATTGATTAGTGCGATGAATCCTTGTAAATGTGGATATTTTTATTCTTCTAAAAATAGATGTAAAAAATATCCTACGTGTGGCGAAGAATATACAAGGAAAATTTCTGGCCCATTATTAGATAGAATTGATATAAAGATCAGAACAAGCAGTATAGATATATTTGCAAAAGAAGATGAATCAGATGTATCTTCTGATGAAATAAAAGAAAAGGTAAAAAAAGCACGTGATATTCAAAAGTCACGTTTTAAAAATTTTGATAATATTAATTACAACGCCGATATATCAGCAAGTGCAATAAATGATGTAATCGTCATAGATAAGAAATCCCAAGATTTCATGGAAAAAATTTATAAGAAATATGAATTATCCGTGAGGCAATATCATAAGATATTAAAATTAGCTAGGACTATTGCAGATGTAGAAGAATCAAATAATGTCACCCAAAATCACCTAAAAGAGGCTTTTATCTTTTCTGATAAGTCTTGAAAAAATATATTTATTTTAGTACTATTGATGTCCGCTCTGTGCAGACGTTAGTGTTGTGTGCTTTTGTTACAGTGCACATATAGAAAGATTCTGCAATGAGATTCAGGTACTTCATAATATCAAAAAATAATCTTTCTGTTACTAAAAAATAATTCTCTCAGTATATGGTCAAAATGACGGAGGTGGAAAATGGGAGGTAATGATTCTGAGAATCAAAACAATGGTCTATACGATAGGAAAAATATATTAGCTTGGATTATAATAAGCTTGTTCTTCTGTTATCAATATTTTACTAGGGTTCTGCCAAGTAGTATGACAGACATTCTAATGGAAAAATTGATGATAGATGGCAAAATGTATGGGCAGATTGTCGGTATATATTATATAAGTTACACTGCTATGCATATTCCATTGGGTCTATTATACGATAAAATCGGAATAAGAAAAGTATTGACTTTTGGTATATTTTCAACAGTTATAGGGACTGCAACATTGATATATTCAAATTCTTTTATATGGACTTTAATAGGTAGATTTATAACTGGAATGGGTTCAGCAAGTGCTCCTATTGGCATATTTCAGATAATTATTATGACATTCCCTAAAAGACAATTTGCTCTCTTTTTAGGCTTCAGTTTATTTGTAGGGTTAAGTGGCGCTGCATATTCTTCTGGTCCTATGATTGAAATTATACAAAAATTTGGCTATGTGGATTCAATTAATATATTGCTTATAGTAGGTCTTCTTTTGGGTATATTAGCAATTTTTACTACTCCTAATACAATTACGGGTAATGCTAAACAGCATGGTATTGTACAAGAATTCAAGACGCTATTTAAATATCCAATGTTAATTATCTTTCCGGCTATAGGAGGTTTTTTAATCGGTCCTTTAGAAGGTTTTGCAGATGCTTGGGCTAATACATTATATAAGCTCAGATACGGTATAGACCAGCAATCTTGTTATTCTCTTGCTAATGCTTATTTATTTGGGGGATTTATATTTGGATCACTGATAATGGGTTATGTAGTATCAAAATTTCCAAAAAATTGCATGAAACTTACATTGCTTTGTGCAATAGCAATGGTAATAACTTTTGCATTGATACTATATTCTGATATTTCAATAAGAGTTTTGCTTGTTGTTAATTTAATATTGGGCATTTCATGTGCTTATCAAACTCTAGTTGTACATAAGGTCACAGAAATATCACCAAAAGAGATTTCAGGATTAACTACTTCAACAGCGAACATGATAATGATGATCTTTGGATATTTATTTCACACAACAATAGGCTATGTGATATCAGCAAAAGATCCAATGGAAAAATTTGTATTGATTACAAGTGATAAAATCATAGATTCTCTAAGTATAATATTCTATGGATTAGCAATTGGAGTATTGTGCATGATATTTTTATCCATTAAAGAATATCGTGAAAACAGTTCACGATAATTCGCAATTTTTGCTATCATGAAGATTTTTATTATAAAATCGATAATAGTAATTAAAACCGGATGTTACTGTAATAATGGATACTATCCACAGTAACGTCTGGTTAAATATATCTGGAATAAATTTTGCGCCACTGAGCAAAATCACAACAATCAACATAAACTGCATAAAAGTCTTTATCTTACCTAAAAAAGATACAGTTATGTCAATTTTTTTATTATTAGCAAATTCTCGCAATCCAGTGACCATAAGCTCTCTAACAAATATCAACATTACAGCCAAAACATCTATACCATTTATTATGCCGTTTGATATAAAAAGTAAAAACATCACAGATGTTAAAACTTTATCTGCTATAGGATCAAATAATTTTCCAAAATCAGATTGAACATTAAAAAATCTAGCAATATAGCCATCAAAAAAATCTGTCAATGAGGCAAAAGTAAATACTAATAGAACATACCATGCAATATTTTCAGCAGAAGCAAAGTAGCTAATGATAATTATCACCACTATAGAAAAAAGTCTTATGGTAGTTAAAAAATTAGGTATTATCTTCATAAAACTCTTAAAAAATTGAAAATAGATAAGCATTTAAAAGATCTGTAAAAATACAAATACATCTATAGATACAAAAAAATTAAAAATGTAAAACATTTCAATAAATCAATGGCCCATATTCTTATAAATGCAATCTTCTGTGATAACATAATCTAAAATTTGGTCATGATCTTCTAATGGGATATTCTCACATTTTTGAATAGAATATGCAAAGCCAATAGTTAAAATACTCTTTGTTTGATAAGTAAAATTGATAAATTTATCATAATATCCTTTGCCCATTCCTAATCTATGACAATTTTCATTAAAACTAACTAAAGGGACAAAAAGTACATCTGGAATAATCATAATTCTATCGTTAGATGGGTTATAACAATTCAAATTTTTATCTTTTATAAAATCATCAGATAAATTTTGCATATAAAAACCCATGTTATTTTTATCAATAATTTTTGGAAAGGCAATTTGTAATTTTTTTTCTGTAGCTAAAAATTCTAAAAGAGGGAATATATCAATCTCTCCGTCAAAAGGCTTATATCCTCCTATTATATTAGTATTTTTAAGCTGTATATTCTGTATAAAATTTTCTTTTAACTTCTGTGCATAATAATTTCTATTTGATATTGATTTTCTCATTTGACGAAATTTTCCTCTTAAAATTTTTTTGACTGTGCACATCATGAGAAATAACGCAACATAAGATAAGTAAAATGTAGTATAAAGGCATTAAATTATTATTCATAGTATTCATAAAATATAATACAATGAATTTTATAATAGGAGTGATATTTACTTGTGTGACTGTTTTTGGAACATTTGCATTAATTGGCGGTAATTTAAAAGCTCTTATGCAACCAGGAGAATTTGGAATAATCTTTGGAGCAGCAATTGGAGCATTCATCATAGGTAATCCTCCTTATATAATCAAACACGTATTTTCAGAGCTAAAATTGCTATTTAAAAGTGAAAAATACAATAAAAAGTATTATACAGAGCTTTTGGTATTGTTGTTCAATATATTAAAAACAATCAAAGTACAGAATATTAATGTCTTAGAAAAAGATATAGATGATCCATCTTCAAGCACTTTATTTAATGAATATAAACTAGTTAGCAAAAATAAACATCTGATCAATTTTTTATGTGATTATCTAAGAATACTCACAATGGGTGTTGAAGAATATTCTTGTATAGAAGATATAATGCATGTTGAAATAGAAACTGTTGAAAATGAACATGAGAATTATGGTTCAGCACTGCATAATATGGCAGATGGTTTGCCAGCAATTGGGATTGTTGCAGCAGTTCTTGGCGTAATAAAAACTATGGCAAATATTGATCAACCACCAGCAGTTCTAGGAAAATTGATAGCTGGTGCATTAGTTGGAACATTTTTAGGAGTACTATTAGCGTACTGTTTTGTTGGTCCAGTTTCTAATTATTTACATAAAATTGTTCGAGATGAGCTATTTTATATGGAATGCATAAAGAACGCTATAGTATCACACATGCAAGGCAAATCCCCTGTGATATCTGTTGAAATAGCGAGAAAATCTCTTCCAGAAAGGATTCGTCCTGATTTTAAAACCATAGAAGATAAATTATATTCATAGGATTTCAAATGCCTGATAACAGCGAGAGACCAATCATAATTAAGAAAATATACAAGAAAAAAGTTAGCGGTGCTCATGGAGGCAACTGGAAAGTTGCTTATGCAGATTTTGTAACTGCAATGATGGTATTTTTTCTATTAATGTGGTTACTAGCAACTCTTTCACCCGATGTAATAGCAGAATTGAAAGATTATTTTGGCTCTGAAGAATTTGAAACAAAAAAATTTAGCGCTGCAACGTCATCGAAGCTTAATCAACAAGATGCAGGAAAAATTTCTGAACAAAGTAGGATATTATCCATATTACAAACTCAATTACAAATTGCAAGTATAGATAATATATTAACAATTTTTAAAAGAGACAATGACATAGTGATATCTTTAGAAAGCTCAAATGGGAAGTTATTATTCCCTAATTCTAGCGCTGATTTAACTGAAAGTGCTAAAAAATCAATAAATTATATGGCAAAGGTACTATATCAGATTTCATATCCTATGGCAGTTAGTTCATATAATAGTTTTGGAGAAGCAAAAAACACAGCTCCTGGGTCATGGCAATTATCAGTCAACAGAGCAATAAATGTAAGAAACCTTTTGATAACCTATGGAATAAAAGAAAATACCATCACCACAGTATCAGGTCATTCAGATATAAACCCTAAAAAAGATACCAATATTCAAGATATAAGCAACAGAAGAATAGAAATAATTATAAGCATTCCAACTAAAGATAATTAATTAAATATGCTTTTATAGTTAATTTTTTTGTATATTGCTATAAAATAAATTAAATGTTAAAATTTCTATTTGATTGGGTGTTTCCATAAGATATGGTGAAGAAATTGATAATATCTCTGATACTTATCTTATCGGTATTGATAGGATTGTATTCTGATATTGAAACCAAGAGTTTTTGTGTTTCGTTTAGCATGTTATCTAAAGATTTGATTTTGGCTTTGTTGCCTTTTCTTATCGTTACTTTAATGTCAGATTCTATACTTGGAATGAAAGATAGTAGCGTTAAGATGTTGATATTTACACTATTTTTGATATTTTGTTCGAATTTTATCGCAACTAATTTTTCTTTTGTAGTATATAATTTGTTTAATAGTTATATAGAGACTACAAAATCCGTCAATTTATCAGTCACTGATCTTAATGTGAGACAATTTTTTAATATTAAACAATTTGTGTCACCAATCACTGCAATAGTGTTTTCTTTAGCGATGAATTTGTTGATTAAATCTTTTTTACCGCATAAAGTAGACTATATCCAATATATAGCAAAACGTTCGTCTGGTATTCTAATAAACTATATAATACTACCTCTTTTACCATTTTTAATATCTGGTCTAATCATAAAAATAATAAGTGATGGGACATTGCTGGAAATTTTAAGTATTTATTCCAATACATTTTTTATCATTTTGTTGTTTGCATATGGCTATATAACTGTATGGTATATCATTTTATTCAGAGGGAAAAAATTTTTTATTGCTATTAAAGAAATGGTAATGCCGGTCACAATTGGTATGGTCACAATGTCTAGTAGCTTAGCTATGCCAAATATTATAAAATCTTTACAAAAAATTATTGGAAAAAATGGATTGATACAAGCAACAATACCTATATCAATAAATTTTCATTTAATTGGTGATGCATTTTCGATTCCTATTTTGGCTCTTAGTATAATTTATTCATATACTGGAGTTTCATACTCTTATAACGAGTATTTTATAATGGCTATATATCTAGTAATAGCAAAATTTGCTGTGGTATCTATACCAGGAGGATCAATTTTTGTTTTGGTTGGTACGCTAAAATCTAAGTTTGGCTTTACAGAACCGATGAGCTCTTTGATAATAACAATATATTTAATGTTTGATTTTGTTTCCACTTCAGCGAATGTTTATGCAAACGGAGCTATAACAACCGTAATATGTAGAATATCTGATAAATTAGGCTGGAACAAACAGCAAAGTAACAAGAAAATTGAAGAAGAGTGCTGTAGTAAGGCATAAATTTTGATTTCTCAAATTTATGCCATATCTTATTAATTGCTGTTATATATTTTTTAGAAATTTTTATGAAGAAGAAATTAACTTTTATTATCTTATTTTTATCAATTTTCGTAGTTAATCATTTTGCATCAAATCTTATTAAGAGCTATATCTTAGCTTTTAGTCTTGCAATAAAAGACATCATATTGTTTGTTTTACCTTTTATAATACTTTTGTGTGTCCTTAATGCTTTTCTAAAATTGGGAAAGAATGCATTCAATTTAGTTTTTTTAATGCTATCAACAACATTTATTTCAACCTATACAACAGGTTTAGTAGTGTATCCAATTGGAATATTTGCAACTTCAATTTCTAATACAGCAGGCAATTTAAGTTTAAGTGGAATTAATGCATTAGATCCAGCTTTTCAAACTGGAATAGAACAGATATTTTCTGCTATAACTGCGCTTTTTGCAGCAATCATTTTGACGTTTATTATTTCAATTTTCATTCCCAAGCAGATTGATTACATCAGAAGTAAATTAGATATAACCATACACTATCTGCTGAACAAAATGATTATACCAATGGTACCTTTTTTCGTATACGGTTTTGCTTTAAAAATAGTACATGATCAAGTACTTTTTATCTTAATGAAGAATCTCTCTTTAGTTTTCATTATGTATCTTATCACCATGTCAGCATTTATACTGACAGCATATTTTTTTGTATATAGAAGAAAATTATTTATTAGATCATTAAAAGAAATATCTCCTGCTTTGATGGTTGCGATAACCACGGTTTCAAGTAATGTAGCAATGCCTTTTTTACTTAAGGCTATAAAAAATCTTATGGGCAATAAAGATGCAGAAATAGTTGATGCAGTAACACCACCTAGTGTAAATTTCCACCTTATAGGAGATTGCTTTTTAGTAAATATATTTCTGATATATATATATTCCATGTATAATGATGGCTCTCTTATGAAATTAAGTTACTTTTTGTTACTTAATTTATATATAGCGCTATCAAGATTTATGGGGGTAGCTATACCTGGCGGTGGAGCTTTTATAGTATCTCCAATTTTAGAAGCAAATTTTGGCTTTACAAAGGAAATGACATCCTTATTTACAACAATATACATGTTACTTGACTTCATCAATACTGCTGCTAATGTGATGGCTAATGGATATTATGTAGCTTTAGTAGATAAGATATATCACAAAATATTTATCTTCCGTAGAAATAAGAATAAATCTGCAAAAAATATG is drawn from Anaplasmataceae bacterium AB001_6 and contains these coding sequences:
- the motA gene encoding flagellar motor stator protein MotA, whose translation is MNFIIGVIFTCVTVFGTFALIGGNLKALMQPGEFGIIFGAAIGAFIIGNPPYIIKHVFSELKLLFKSEKYNKKYYTELLVLLFNILKTIKVQNINVLEKDIDDPSSSTLFNEYKLVSKNKHLINFLCDYLRILTMGVEEYSCIEDIMHVEIETVENEHENYGSALHNMADGLPAIGIVAAVLGVIKTMANIDQPPAVLGKLIAGALVGTFLGVLLAYCFVGPVSNYLHKIVRDELFYMECIKNAIVSHMQGKSPVISVEIARKSLPERIRPDFKTIEDKLYS
- a CDS encoding MFS transporter, whose protein sequence is MGGNDSENQNNGLYDRKNILAWIIISLFFCYQYFTRVLPSSMTDILMEKLMIDGKMYGQIVGIYYISYTAMHIPLGLLYDKIGIRKVLTFGIFSTVIGTATLIYSNSFIWTLIGRFITGMGSASAPIGIFQIIIMTFPKRQFALFLGFSLFVGLSGAAYSSGPMIEIIQKFGYVDSINILLIVGLLLGILAIFTTPNTITGNAKQHGIVQEFKTLFKYPMLIIFPAIGGFLIGPLEGFADAWANTLYKLRYGIDQQSCYSLANAYLFGGFIFGSLIMGYVVSKFPKNCMKLTLLCAIAMVITFALILYSDISIRVLLVVNLILGISCAYQTLVVHKVTEISPKEISGLTTSTANMIMMIFGYLFHTTIGYVISAKDPMEKFVLITSDKIIDSLSIIFYGLAIGVLCMIFLSIKEYRENSSR
- a CDS encoding OmpA family protein, encoding MPDNSERPIIIKKIYKKKVSGAHGGNWKVAYADFVTAMMVFFLLMWLLATLSPDVIAELKDYFGSEEFETKKFSAATSSKLNQQDAGKISEQSRILSILQTQLQIASIDNILTIFKRDNDIVISLESSNGKLLFPNSSADLTESAKKSINYMAKVLYQISYPMAVSSYNSFGEAKNTAPGSWQLSVNRAINVRNLLITYGIKENTITTVSGHSDINPKKDTNIQDISNRRIEIIISIPTKDN
- a CDS encoding dicarboxylate/amino acid:cation symporter, whose protein sequence is MVKKLIISLILILSVLIGLYSDIETKSFCVSFSMLSKDLILALLPFLIVTLMSDSILGMKDSSVKMLIFTLFLIFCSNFIATNFSFVVYNLFNSYIETTKSVNLSVTDLNVRQFFNIKQFVSPITAIVFSLAMNLLIKSFLPHKVDYIQYIAKRSSGILINYIILPLLPFLISGLIIKIISDGTLLEILSIYSNTFFIILLFAYGYITVWYIILFRGKKFFIAIKEMVMPVTIGMVTMSSSLAMPNIIKSLQKIIGKNGLIQATIPISINFHLIGDAFSIPILALSIIYSYTGVSYSYNEYFIMAIYLVIAKFAVVSIPGGSIFVLVGTLKSKFGFTEPMSSLIITIYLMFDFVSTSANVYANGAITTVICRISDKLGWNKQQSNKKIEEECCSKA
- the pgsA gene encoding CDP-diacylglycerol--glycerol-3-phosphate 3-phosphatidyltransferase → MKIIPNFLTTIRLFSIVVIIIISYFASAENIAWYVLLVFTFASLTDFFDGYIARFFNVQSDFGKLFDPIADKVLTSVMFLLFISNGIINGIDVLAVMLIFVRELMVTGLREFANNKKIDITVSFLGKIKTFMQFMLIVVILLSGAKFIPDIFNQTLLWIVSIITVTSGFNYYYRFYNKNLHDSKNCELS
- a CDS encoding dicarboxylate/amino acid:cation symporter, which encodes MKKKLTFIILFLSIFVVNHFASNLIKSYILAFSLAIKDIILFVLPFIILLCVLNAFLKLGKNAFNLVFLMLSTTFISTYTTGLVVYPIGIFATSISNTAGNLSLSGINALDPAFQTGIEQIFSAITALFAAIILTFIISIFIPKQIDYIRSKLDITIHYLLNKMIIPMVPFFVYGFALKIVHDQVLFILMKNLSLVFIMYLITMSAFILTAYFFVYRRKLFIRSLKEISPALMVAITTVSSNVAMPFLLKAIKNLMGNKDAEIVDAVTPPSVNFHLIGDCFLVNIFLIYIYSMYNDGSLMKLSYFLLLNLYIALSRFMGVAIPGGGAFIVSPILEANFGFTKEMTSLFTTIYMLLDFINTAANVMANGYYVALVDKIYHKIFIFRRNKNKSAKNMNTSKGNK
- a CDS encoding YifB family Mg chelatase-like AAA ATPase, coding for MFAESHTVAFEGIEATSINVQVLVANGLPSFNLVGMPNKVISESKERIRSALKYIGYPLPNKRITVNLSPVDILKEGNHYDLPIAVAILKATQIIKNPINDYIFMGEISLNGDILATNGLIPASSYAKKLNIGIICSVQNNEEIIFTQNNKAITVPNLEELINVLNNENKKYLDINNHSAYNIKNDCNINIQSSIPLEDIKGNRLAKRALMISASGNHHMLMYGPPGTGKSMLAKSILSIMPKLTEQEICEINMIRSIIYGNTAKKYITCSSPFREPHTSSSKIALLGGCKHSQIGEITLAHNGILFLDELAEFPISLLDGLRQPLETKRILVSRADRKICYPANFLLISAMNPCKCGYFYSSKNRCKKYPTCGEEYTRKISGPLLDRIDIKIRTSSIDIFAKEDESDVSSDEIKEKVKKARDIQKSRFKNFDNINYNADISASAINDVIVIDKKSQDFMEKIYKKYELSVRQYHKILKLARTIADVEESNNVTQNHLKEAFIFSDKS
- a CDS encoding 5-formyltetrahydrofolate cyclo-ligase encodes the protein MMCTVKKILRGKFRQMRKSISNRNYYAQKLKENFIQNIQLKNTNIIGGYKPFDGEIDIFPLLEFLATEKKLQIAFPKIIDKNNMGFYMQNLSDDFIKDKNLNCYNPSNDRIMIIPDVLFVPLVSFNENCHRLGMGKGYYDKFINFTYQTKSILTIGFAYSIQKCENIPLEDHDQILDYVITEDCIYKNMGH